From Lycium ferocissimum isolate CSIRO_LF1 chromosome 12, AGI_CSIRO_Lferr_CH_V1, whole genome shotgun sequence, one genomic window encodes:
- the LOC132041179 gene encoding uncharacterized protein LOC132041179 isoform X2, which translates to MNTPPVHKKPKIENEEEIEIEKVNSNWNNGMEEENRIEQEEALVALIEHRAKEVEHLRQRITYYKSQFDQAEKRLEETQVKLARLRGRENIAASTSSRVNGTSSVTAKRRSTSPIRRSEGSSHSLSESKPQRIQDSNAPRRNSPVPDRKMPSPFQKNEYNSRSVPQGKPPLVIPDVKPRVSQPLKMMESGAKISRASDSQASGSRLKEDKSHRTPEKEASEIQPKGTKRKFEQKEHRELIPLIGSYSSASMIRCQTSCVISSQHKRKMRTIISCPTNDQLFASSALDGIVNLWQVHGRGSTANLLSSTDCLSSKHRRWPEDVAWHPEGNSLFSVYSADGGDSQVSILNLNKGKEMKRVSFLEEKPHVKGIINNIIFTPWEDIHFVTGGSDHAVIMWSNKDGENSWKPKALHRSMHSSAVMGVAGLQHKKIVMSAGADKRIIGFDLQAQRAEYKHQIENKCMSVLPNPRDFNLFMVQTGTIERQLRLFDFRLRQTEVQAFGWKQESSDSQSALINQAWSPDGLYITSGSVDPVIHIFDIRYNSHKPSQSIKAHQKRVFKAVWHHAVPLLISISSDLNIGLHKII; encoded by the exons ATGAATACACCTCCAGTTCATAAGAAACCCAAAATTGAAAACgaagaagaaatagaaatagaaaaagtGAATTCTAATTGGAATAATGGAATGGAAGAAGAGAATAGAATAGAGCAAGAAGAAGCACTTGTTGCTCTCATTGAACATCGTGCTAAGGAAGTTGAACATCTTCGTCAACGCATCACTTATTATAAATCTCag TTTGATCAAGCAGAGAAGAGGCTAGAGGAGACACAGGTGAAATTAGCTCGTCTTCGGGGCCGAGAGAACATAGCAGCATCCACAAGCTCCCGTGTGAACGGAACGAGTTCAGTGACAGCCAAAAGAAGATCCACAAGTCCCATTCGAAGAAGTGAGGGCTCTTCTCATAGCTTGTCTGAATCTAAACCACAACGTATCCAAGACAGCAATGCACCGCGTAGGAATTCTCCAGTGCCAGATCGGAAAATGCCAAGCCCTTTCCAGAAAAATGAATATAATTCTCGCAGTGTGCCCCAGGGGAAACCACCACTTGTCATTCCCGATGTGAAACCAAGAGTATCTCAACCTTTGAAGATGATGGAATCTGGTGCTAAAATCTCAAGAGCTTCTGATTCTCAGGCTAGTGGATCAAGGTTAAAAGAAGATAAAAGTCACAGAACACCTGAGAAGGAAGCTTCTGAAATTCAGCCTAAAGGAACAAAAAGGAAGTTTG AGCAGAAAGAGCATAGAGAGCTGATACCATTGATAGGTAGCTACTCTTCAGCAAGCATGATACGCTGCCAGACGTCCTGTGTCATATCTAGTCAACacaaaagaaagatgagaaCAATTATTTCGTGTCCTACAAATGATCAACTTTTTGCAAgcag TGCGTTGGACGGGATTGTCAACTTATGGCAGGTACATGGCAGAGG GTCAACGGCTAATCTTCTTAGTTCCACTGATTGCCTTTCATCCAAGCATAGGAGATGGCCAGAAGATGTAGCCTGGCATCCAGAAGGCAATAGTCTTTTTTCGGTTTATAGTGCGGATGGTGGGGATTCTCAAGTTTCAATCTTGAATCTTAACAAAGGAAAAGAG ATGAAGCGTGTAAGTTTCTTGGAGGAGAAGCCTCACGTTAAAGGGATAATCAACAATATAATCTTCACTCCATGGGAAGATATCCATTTTGTTACTGGTGGTAGTGATCATGCAGTTATCATGTGGAGCAACAAGGATGGAGAAAATTCATGGAAACCTAAAGCATTACATAGAAGCATGCATTCTTCTGCAGTGATGGGAGTTGCCGGTTTGCAGCATAAGAAAATTGTGATGTCTGCTGGAGCTGACAAGCGGATCATTGGATTTGATTTGCAAGCTCAAAGAGCAGAATACAAGCAtcaaatagaaaataaatgcatGAGTGTTCTACCTAATCCGCGTGACTTCAATCTCTTTATGGTTCAGACAGG GACTATAGAGAGACAGCTTCGCTTATTTGATTTTAGACTGAGGCAGACAGAGGTTCAGGCCTTTGGGTGGAAGCAAGAAAGTAGTGACTCACAGTCGGCTCTTATAAACCAGGCTTGGTCGCCTGATGGCTTGTACATAACATCTGGGTCGGTTGATCCAGTCATCCACATTTTTGACATAAGGTACAATTCACACAAACCTTCTCAGTCCATTAAAGCCCATCAAAAGCGAGTTTTCAAAGCTGTTTGGCATCATGCGGTCCCGCTCCTTATTTCTATATCTTCTGATTTGAACATTGGATTGCACAAAATCATTTGA
- the LOC132041179 gene encoding uncharacterized protein LOC132041179 isoform X1 → MNTPPVHKKPKIENEEEIEIEKVNSNWNNGMEEENRIEQEEALVALIEHRAKEVEHLRQRITYYKSQFDQAEKRLEETQVKLARLRGRENIAASTSSRVNGTSSVTAKRRSTSPIRRSEGSSHSLSESKPQRIQDSNAPRRNSPVPDRKMPSPFQKNEYNSRSVPQGKPPLVIPDVKPRVSQPLKMMESGAKISRASDSQASGSRLKEDKSHRTPEKEASEIQPKGTKRKFEQKEHRELIPLIGSYSSASMIRCQTSCVISSQHKRKMRTIISCPTNDQLFASSALDGIVNLWQVHGRGSTANLLSSTDCLSSKHRRWPEDVAWHPEGNSLFSVYSADGGDSQVSILNLNKGKEVKMKRVSFLEEKPHVKGIINNIIFTPWEDIHFVTGGSDHAVIMWSNKDGENSWKPKALHRSMHSSAVMGVAGLQHKKIVMSAGADKRIIGFDLQAQRAEYKHQIENKCMSVLPNPRDFNLFMVQTGTIERQLRLFDFRLRQTEVQAFGWKQESSDSQSALINQAWSPDGLYITSGSVDPVIHIFDIRYNSHKPSQSIKAHQKRVFKAVWHHAVPLLISISSDLNIGLHKII, encoded by the exons ATGAATACACCTCCAGTTCATAAGAAACCCAAAATTGAAAACgaagaagaaatagaaatagaaaaagtGAATTCTAATTGGAATAATGGAATGGAAGAAGAGAATAGAATAGAGCAAGAAGAAGCACTTGTTGCTCTCATTGAACATCGTGCTAAGGAAGTTGAACATCTTCGTCAACGCATCACTTATTATAAATCTCag TTTGATCAAGCAGAGAAGAGGCTAGAGGAGACACAGGTGAAATTAGCTCGTCTTCGGGGCCGAGAGAACATAGCAGCATCCACAAGCTCCCGTGTGAACGGAACGAGTTCAGTGACAGCCAAAAGAAGATCCACAAGTCCCATTCGAAGAAGTGAGGGCTCTTCTCATAGCTTGTCTGAATCTAAACCACAACGTATCCAAGACAGCAATGCACCGCGTAGGAATTCTCCAGTGCCAGATCGGAAAATGCCAAGCCCTTTCCAGAAAAATGAATATAATTCTCGCAGTGTGCCCCAGGGGAAACCACCACTTGTCATTCCCGATGTGAAACCAAGAGTATCTCAACCTTTGAAGATGATGGAATCTGGTGCTAAAATCTCAAGAGCTTCTGATTCTCAGGCTAGTGGATCAAGGTTAAAAGAAGATAAAAGTCACAGAACACCTGAGAAGGAAGCTTCTGAAATTCAGCCTAAAGGAACAAAAAGGAAGTTTG AGCAGAAAGAGCATAGAGAGCTGATACCATTGATAGGTAGCTACTCTTCAGCAAGCATGATACGCTGCCAGACGTCCTGTGTCATATCTAGTCAACacaaaagaaagatgagaaCAATTATTTCGTGTCCTACAAATGATCAACTTTTTGCAAgcag TGCGTTGGACGGGATTGTCAACTTATGGCAGGTACATGGCAGAGG GTCAACGGCTAATCTTCTTAGTTCCACTGATTGCCTTTCATCCAAGCATAGGAGATGGCCAGAAGATGTAGCCTGGCATCCAGAAGGCAATAGTCTTTTTTCGGTTTATAGTGCGGATGGTGGGGATTCTCAAGTTTCAATCTTGAATCTTAACAAAGGAAAAGAGGTAAAG ATGAAGCGTGTAAGTTTCTTGGAGGAGAAGCCTCACGTTAAAGGGATAATCAACAATATAATCTTCACTCCATGGGAAGATATCCATTTTGTTACTGGTGGTAGTGATCATGCAGTTATCATGTGGAGCAACAAGGATGGAGAAAATTCATGGAAACCTAAAGCATTACATAGAAGCATGCATTCTTCTGCAGTGATGGGAGTTGCCGGTTTGCAGCATAAGAAAATTGTGATGTCTGCTGGAGCTGACAAGCGGATCATTGGATTTGATTTGCAAGCTCAAAGAGCAGAATACAAGCAtcaaatagaaaataaatgcatGAGTGTTCTACCTAATCCGCGTGACTTCAATCTCTTTATGGTTCAGACAGG GACTATAGAGAGACAGCTTCGCTTATTTGATTTTAGACTGAGGCAGACAGAGGTTCAGGCCTTTGGGTGGAAGCAAGAAAGTAGTGACTCACAGTCGGCTCTTATAAACCAGGCTTGGTCGCCTGATGGCTTGTACATAACATCTGGGTCGGTTGATCCAGTCATCCACATTTTTGACATAAGGTACAATTCACACAAACCTTCTCAGTCCATTAAAGCCCATCAAAAGCGAGTTTTCAAAGCTGTTTGGCATCATGCGGTCCCGCTCCTTATTTCTATATCTTCTGATTTGAACATTGGATTGCACAAAATCATTTGA
- the LOC132041179 gene encoding uncharacterized protein LOC132041179 isoform X3 — translation MFDQAEKRLEETQVKLARLRGRENIAASTSSRVNGTSSVTAKRRSTSPIRRSEGSSHSLSESKPQRIQDSNAPRRNSPVPDRKMPSPFQKNEYNSRSVPQGKPPLVIPDVKPRVSQPLKMMESGAKISRASDSQASGSRLKEDKSHRTPEKEASEIQPKGTKRKFEQKEHRELIPLIGSYSSASMIRCQTSCVISSQHKRKMRTIISCPTNDQLFASSALDGIVNLWQVHGRGSTANLLSSTDCLSSKHRRWPEDVAWHPEGNSLFSVYSADGGDSQVSILNLNKGKEVKMKRVSFLEEKPHVKGIINNIIFTPWEDIHFVTGGSDHAVIMWSNKDGENSWKPKALHRSMHSSAVMGVAGLQHKKIVMSAGADKRIIGFDLQAQRAEYKHQIENKCMSVLPNPRDFNLFMVQTGTIERQLRLFDFRLRQTEVQAFGWKQESSDSQSALINQAWSPDGLYITSGSVDPVIHIFDIRYNSHKPSQSIKAHQKRVFKAVWHHAVPLLISISSDLNIGLHKII, via the exons atG TTTGATCAAGCAGAGAAGAGGCTAGAGGAGACACAGGTGAAATTAGCTCGTCTTCGGGGCCGAGAGAACATAGCAGCATCCACAAGCTCCCGTGTGAACGGAACGAGTTCAGTGACAGCCAAAAGAAGATCCACAAGTCCCATTCGAAGAAGTGAGGGCTCTTCTCATAGCTTGTCTGAATCTAAACCACAACGTATCCAAGACAGCAATGCACCGCGTAGGAATTCTCCAGTGCCAGATCGGAAAATGCCAAGCCCTTTCCAGAAAAATGAATATAATTCTCGCAGTGTGCCCCAGGGGAAACCACCACTTGTCATTCCCGATGTGAAACCAAGAGTATCTCAACCTTTGAAGATGATGGAATCTGGTGCTAAAATCTCAAGAGCTTCTGATTCTCAGGCTAGTGGATCAAGGTTAAAAGAAGATAAAAGTCACAGAACACCTGAGAAGGAAGCTTCTGAAATTCAGCCTAAAGGAACAAAAAGGAAGTTTG AGCAGAAAGAGCATAGAGAGCTGATACCATTGATAGGTAGCTACTCTTCAGCAAGCATGATACGCTGCCAGACGTCCTGTGTCATATCTAGTCAACacaaaagaaagatgagaaCAATTATTTCGTGTCCTACAAATGATCAACTTTTTGCAAgcag TGCGTTGGACGGGATTGTCAACTTATGGCAGGTACATGGCAGAGG GTCAACGGCTAATCTTCTTAGTTCCACTGATTGCCTTTCATCCAAGCATAGGAGATGGCCAGAAGATGTAGCCTGGCATCCAGAAGGCAATAGTCTTTTTTCGGTTTATAGTGCGGATGGTGGGGATTCTCAAGTTTCAATCTTGAATCTTAACAAAGGAAAAGAGGTAAAG ATGAAGCGTGTAAGTTTCTTGGAGGAGAAGCCTCACGTTAAAGGGATAATCAACAATATAATCTTCACTCCATGGGAAGATATCCATTTTGTTACTGGTGGTAGTGATCATGCAGTTATCATGTGGAGCAACAAGGATGGAGAAAATTCATGGAAACCTAAAGCATTACATAGAAGCATGCATTCTTCTGCAGTGATGGGAGTTGCCGGTTTGCAGCATAAGAAAATTGTGATGTCTGCTGGAGCTGACAAGCGGATCATTGGATTTGATTTGCAAGCTCAAAGAGCAGAATACAAGCAtcaaatagaaaataaatgcatGAGTGTTCTACCTAATCCGCGTGACTTCAATCTCTTTATGGTTCAGACAGG GACTATAGAGAGACAGCTTCGCTTATTTGATTTTAGACTGAGGCAGACAGAGGTTCAGGCCTTTGGGTGGAAGCAAGAAAGTAGTGACTCACAGTCGGCTCTTATAAACCAGGCTTGGTCGCCTGATGGCTTGTACATAACATCTGGGTCGGTTGATCCAGTCATCCACATTTTTGACATAAGGTACAATTCACACAAACCTTCTCAGTCCATTAAAGCCCATCAAAAGCGAGTTTTCAAAGCTGTTTGGCATCATGCGGTCCCGCTCCTTATTTCTATATCTTCTGATTTGAACATTGGATTGCACAAAATCATTTGA